A single Crateriforma conspicua DNA region contains:
- a CDS encoding glycoside hydrolase family protein → MKVIKSIACSLVLCCIASIGLTSPARAESPHTDDPAQLNLHAMLSPVPASAKFIDEGYYIWGGSMVRDADGKCHLLYSRWPRDLKHGAWVTHSEIAHAVADHPLGPYKHVDIALPERGGEYWDGLCTHNPTVHEFDGKYYLYYMGNTGDRKPTERLNWTHRNNQRIGVAVADHPAGPWKRFDQPLIDITPDESAHDALMTSNPSILRRSDGTFVLIYKAVGLKRERPFGGPVVHLAATSDSPTGPFEKHMKPLFTVPGENFSAEDPFIWSQGDTCLAIVNDHHGAFNGLNTDSLSLFTSKNGLDWEIAANPLVTARELTWADGTYQKLNRLERPQLWMENGKPAVLFCAAEETAQQVHSFNVHIPLTPPDAK, encoded by the coding sequence ATGAAAGTCATCAAGTCCATTGCCTGTTCGCTGGTCCTGTGCTGCATCGCTTCGATCGGCCTCACGAGTCCCGCTCGCGCCGAAAGCCCACATACCGATGATCCGGCCCAGTTGAACCTTCACGCGATGCTGTCGCCCGTTCCCGCATCGGCGAAGTTCATCGACGAAGGCTATTACATTTGGGGCGGCAGCATGGTACGTGACGCCGACGGCAAATGTCATCTGCTGTACAGTCGCTGGCCGCGTGACTTGAAACACGGTGCCTGGGTGACTCATTCGGAAATCGCACATGCCGTCGCCGATCATCCGTTGGGGCCGTACAAGCACGTCGATATCGCGTTGCCCGAACGTGGAGGCGAATACTGGGACGGGCTTTGCACTCACAACCCGACGGTGCACGAGTTTGATGGAAAGTATTACCTGTACTACATGGGCAATACGGGCGATCGGAAGCCCACCGAGCGGCTGAATTGGACGCACCGAAACAACCAGCGGATCGGCGTCGCCGTTGCCGATCATCCGGCCGGTCCGTGGAAGCGTTTTGATCAACCGCTGATCGACATCACACCGGATGAATCAGCCCACGATGCGTTGATGACCAGCAACCCGTCGATCCTGCGGCGTTCCGATGGAACGTTCGTGTTGATTTACAAAGCCGTGGGATTGAAACGCGAACGTCCCTTCGGAGGTCCCGTCGTTCACTTGGCCGCCACCAGCGATTCGCCGACCGGTCCGTTTGAAAAGCACATGAAGCCGCTGTTCACCGTCCCAGGCGAGAACTTCTCCGCCGAAGATCCCTTCATTTGGTCGCAGGGCGACACTTGCTTGGCGATCGTTAACGACCATCACGGCGCGTTCAACGGTTTGAATACCGATTCACTGTCGCTGTTCACTTCCAAGAACGGACTGGATTGGGAAATCGCCGCCAACCCGCTGGTCACCGCCCGCGAACTGACGTGGGCCGACGGGACTTATCAAAAGTTGAACCGTTTGGAACGTCCTCAATTGTGGATGGAAAACGGCAAGCCTGCGGTGCTGTTCTGCGCCGCCGAAGAAACCGCCCAGCAAGTGCATTCCTTTAACGTCCACATCCCGCTGACGCCGCCCGACGCAAAGTGA
- a CDS encoding glycoside hydrolase family 2 TIM barrel-domain containing protein, with product MSHLFDSPHFPLVRICFVLGCMLSSPSAYTQQPSGEDEQVVSLGSEWKFNTFFGEGSDPHRIQAGPDDIVIDNANDDLVEVVGNWGRKTEGDRDTKLWGDDYRTRFYTDADFVPGESLPAVRFDTTPPRAGLFEHFVYYPFGHHLTTRVRIAHADGTDTHHISQRVRCGQWVSLGVYRLGPGGDHFLEMSAITPGGVAADAVMLRPVSDAQWLASRADIRNAPSPELDDSDWDAIPVPGHWGMRNEYSNYNGKGWYRRSFTLPQTWQRDESRRIRLRFEAVYHLARVFLNGRYVGRHQGGLTPFEFDVTDQVNFDGTNVLAVEADNDFLVGATWNWGGIIRDVSLIQTSDVRVSYQYAHAEPDLDAGTAAIQTKVRATNDSTRQRTVDLQTELYDGDRLLGSGTATITVPAKNDREATINIDLKPADVHLWHFDRPHMYHAKTTLRENGSSQHSRSDRFGIRKVQIKPEGLWLNGEKVRLAGYNRVSDHRYWGSSEPEHVLRHDVRLMKNANANFMRIMHGTQNKRLIELCDENGILLFEEVNVRELTNPELTPPDYPLTRQWLREMIERDVNHPSIIGWSVGNELSNHYTYVAKMIDYVHRELDPHRLVSCVSNTGYRDHETPVNDPLGESDVMLQNCYMQRPTTMIEALHRKWPNKPIFFSEFGMGKFTEASLDGSLPELDQWNACIRGHFPFVIGASLWTYNDYRSGYAQTLEDENRAWGLVNVWRQKRRLFAQCRSENSPVLDIQIDAVNPNQNNASVKIPIRGRDDYPCFTMQDYDLVWQFRDSDGNTLLTESIDLPTLQPGDSPWTGTIHWQTFPTDAFDLVARLVTPNGFTRYETVQRFAVPQKPTGATAIASHDSIRVFFDRPASADEWFVRCSGPDGTTTESKRTIDPYVDLSELTAGGGYQVRVITSNAKGDSVPSQPIDVTTDGTILPPVIWHAFVHDGRLVVGYSAQPDDATYVVQYGEDESDLSSELQTDLRGMLSVDVNDAKSVSLRMKRIASGKESGWSNIVNATEDVFAE from the coding sequence ATGTCCCACCTATTCGATTCGCCGCATTTCCCCCTGGTTCGAATCTGTTTCGTTCTCGGGTGCATGCTTTCGTCACCGTCAGCGTATACACAACAGCCATCTGGCGAGGACGAACAAGTCGTCTCGCTTGGCAGCGAGTGGAAATTCAATACGTTCTTCGGCGAAGGTTCTGATCCGCACCGCATTCAGGCCGGTCCGGATGACATCGTGATTGACAATGCTAACGACGATCTTGTCGAGGTCGTTGGAAATTGGGGACGCAAAACCGAAGGCGATCGCGACACGAAACTTTGGGGCGACGACTATCGGACCCGGTTCTACACTGACGCAGACTTCGTTCCCGGAGAATCATTGCCGGCCGTCCGATTCGACACCACGCCACCGCGTGCCGGCCTGTTCGAACACTTCGTCTATTATCCCTTTGGTCATCACCTGACCACGCGAGTGCGGATTGCTCACGCCGACGGAACCGACACACACCATATCAGCCAGCGTGTGCGATGCGGGCAATGGGTCAGCCTGGGCGTCTATCGATTGGGTCCCGGCGGCGATCATTTCCTTGAAATGTCCGCCATCACGCCCGGTGGTGTTGCCGCTGACGCAGTGATGTTACGTCCGGTTTCCGATGCACAGTGGTTGGCATCACGTGCCGACATCCGCAACGCACCATCGCCCGAATTGGATGATTCCGATTGGGATGCGATCCCAGTGCCGGGTCACTGGGGCATGCGGAACGAGTACAGCAATTACAACGGAAAGGGTTGGTATCGACGATCTTTCACCTTGCCCCAAACCTGGCAACGCGATGAAAGTCGACGCATCCGCTTGCGTTTCGAAGCCGTCTATCACTTGGCTCGCGTCTTTCTGAACGGTCGGTACGTCGGACGTCATCAAGGCGGGCTGACACCGTTCGAATTCGATGTCACGGACCAGGTGAATTTCGACGGAACAAATGTGTTGGCGGTCGAAGCCGACAATGACTTCTTGGTCGGCGCGACGTGGAATTGGGGCGGCATCATCCGTGACGTGTCGTTGATTCAAACCAGCGATGTCCGTGTGTCTTATCAGTACGCTCACGCGGAGCCTGATTTGGACGCCGGCACTGCGGCGATCCAAACAAAAGTCCGCGCGACCAACGACAGCACGCGACAACGCACGGTCGATCTGCAAACTGAACTTTACGACGGTGATCGGTTGTTGGGCTCCGGCACGGCCACCATCACGGTGCCGGCGAAGAATGACCGCGAAGCCACCATCAACATCGACTTGAAGCCCGCCGACGTGCACCTTTGGCACTTCGACCGACCGCATATGTATCACGCCAAAACAACGCTTCGTGAAAACGGTTCGTCACAGCATTCACGCAGCGATCGATTCGGCATTCGCAAGGTTCAGATCAAACCCGAAGGCTTATGGCTGAACGGCGAAAAGGTCCGCTTGGCGGGATACAACCGCGTCAGCGACCATCGTTACTGGGGCAGTTCGGAACCCGAGCATGTGCTGCGGCACGATGTCCGACTGATGAAGAATGCCAACGCGAACTTCATGCGGATCATGCACGGCACGCAAAACAAACGGCTGATCGAACTGTGCGATGAAAACGGCATCCTGTTGTTCGAAGAGGTCAACGTTCGCGAACTGACCAACCCAGAACTCACACCGCCCGACTATCCACTGACGCGTCAATGGTTGCGGGAGATGATCGAGCGTGATGTGAATCATCCGTCGATCATCGGATGGAGCGTTGGTAATGAACTGAGCAACCATTACACGTATGTCGCCAAGATGATCGATTACGTGCATCGTGAACTGGACCCGCATCGCTTGGTCAGTTGTGTCAGCAACACGGGCTATCGCGATCACGAGACCCCGGTGAACGATCCGCTGGGCGAATCCGATGTGATGCTGCAGAACTGCTACATGCAGCGGCCGACGACGATGATCGAAGCCCTGCATCGGAAGTGGCCGAACAAGCCGATCTTCTTTTCCGAGTTTGGCATGGGCAAATTCACCGAAGCCAGTTTGGACGGATCGCTGCCCGAACTGGATCAGTGGAACGCGTGCATCCGCGGCCATTTTCCGTTTGTCATCGGCGCGTCACTGTGGACCTACAACGATTACCGCAGCGGGTACGCACAAACGTTGGAAGACGAAAACCGTGCATGGGGCTTGGTCAATGTTTGGCGACAGAAACGACGATTGTTCGCGCAGTGCCGATCGGAAAACAGCCCCGTTTTGGACATCCAAATCGACGCGGTCAATCCCAATCAAAACAATGCGTCGGTGAAGATCCCGATCCGCGGTCGCGATGACTATCCTTGCTTCACCATGCAAGATTACGACCTGGTATGGCAGTTTCGCGATTCCGATGGCAACACGCTGCTGACCGAGTCGATCGATTTGCCGACGCTTCAGCCCGGGGATTCGCCTTGGACCGGAACGATCCACTGGCAAACGTTCCCCACCGACGCGTTTGACTTAGTTGCACGCTTGGTGACACCCAACGGATTCACACGCTACGAAACGGTCCAGCGGTTTGCGGTTCCGCAAAAGCCGACCGGCGCAACGGCGATCGCAAGCCACGATTCGATTCGCGTCTTCTTTGATCGGCCCGCGTCAGCCGACGAGTGGTTCGTTCGCTGCAGCGGTCCCGACGGAACGACCACCGAAAGCAAGCGGACGATCGATCCCTACGTGGATCTGAGTGAACTGACCGCCGGCGGCGGTTATCAAGTCCGCGTCATCACGTCCAACGCGAAAGGCGACAGTGTTCCGTCGCAACCGATCGATGTGACCACCGACGGCACGATCTTGCCGCCAGTCATCTGGCACGCTTTCGTTCACGATGGCCGACTGGTCGTTGGGTACTCCGCCCAGCCGGATGATGCGACCTACGTCGTTCAGTACGGCGAGGACGAATCAGATCTTTCCAGTGAACTGCAAACCGATCTGCGAGGCATGCTGTCAGTCGATGTGAACGATGCCAAATCAGTATCGCTTCGGATGAAACGAATCGCATCGGGTAAAGAAAGCGGGTGGTCGAACATCGTGAACGCCACCGAAGACGTCTTTGCCGAATGA
- a CDS encoding FAD-dependent oxidoreductase, with protein sequence MINDGPVAETRSPLVKQIQTDLVVVGGGLAGVCAAITAARAGIRVVLIQDRPVLGGNASSEVRLWALGATSHMGNNNRWAREGGVIDEIFVENTYRNSDGNPLILDTILLEKVVEEPNITLLLNTAAFEVTKSDPDTIQSVRAFCSQNSTMYEVSSRLFCDASGDGIIGFMSGAAFRMGAETKEEFGEQFAPDESYGQLLGHSIYFYTKDTGRPVRFVPPSFAIKDIKAIPRWRNFAVGQDGCRLWWIEYGGRLDTVHETETIKWELWKIVYGVWDYMKNSGKFPEAETLTLEWVGQIPGKRESRRFEGDTMMIQQDVIEQRRCNDAVSFGGWAVDLHPSDGVYSDLPGCNQWHSKGVYPIPFRAMYSRNIRNLFLAGRIISASHLAFGSTRVMATCAHNAQAVGMAAAICHRDNLVPKDLLDEVRMRGLQKELLRTGQHIPHVLIDDEADLATKATVSASSELQLQSLPAGDDSIPLESPVGMLLPIVPGKLPRFQFQLDAKSATEIQFELRGCTREDSFTPDEVLASRNVAVDAGRQSVEVDFDVTIDSPRYLFVCLMANPDLTVSLSDQRMTGVLSVHHTLERKVSNSAVQDPPDGIGVERFEFWLPQRRPAGKNLAMQITPPLSGFGPANVITGPERPTSGINAWVASPDDASPTLDLNWEQPVTIRRVVVALDTDLDHPMETVLMGHPESRMPFCAANIRVTDDTGLCLAEVSDNHQTRCDLSFPATQTSGLKIEVSGTDNSIPVSVFRVRVFE encoded by the coding sequence ATGATCAACGACGGACCCGTCGCCGAAACCAGATCGCCTCTGGTCAAACAAATTCAAACTGACCTTGTCGTCGTCGGCGGCGGATTGGCCGGTGTGTGCGCCGCCATCACTGCGGCTCGTGCCGGCATCCGCGTGGTCTTGATCCAAGACCGACCGGTGCTGGGCGGCAACGCATCAAGCGAAGTCCGCTTGTGGGCGTTGGGCGCGACGTCGCACATGGGCAACAACAACCGCTGGGCCCGCGAAGGCGGCGTGATCGACGAGATCTTTGTCGAAAACACGTATCGCAACAGCGACGGAAACCCGCTGATCTTGGACACGATCCTGTTGGAAAAGGTCGTCGAAGAACCCAACATCACGTTGCTGTTGAACACGGCCGCATTCGAAGTCACCAAGAGCGACCCGGACACGATTCAGTCAGTGCGAGCGTTCTGTAGCCAGAACAGCACGATGTACGAAGTGTCTTCGCGGTTGTTCTGTGACGCGTCGGGCGACGGCATCATCGGTTTCATGTCGGGTGCCGCGTTTCGCATGGGCGCGGAAACCAAAGAAGAGTTCGGTGAACAGTTCGCACCCGATGAAAGTTACGGCCAACTGTTGGGCCATTCGATTTACTTCTACACCAAAGACACAGGGCGACCGGTTCGATTCGTGCCGCCCAGCTTTGCGATCAAAGACATCAAAGCCATTCCGCGTTGGCGAAACTTTGCGGTCGGCCAAGACGGTTGCCGACTGTGGTGGATCGAATACGGCGGTCGTCTGGATACCGTCCACGAAACCGAAACGATCAAGTGGGAATTGTGGAAAATCGTTTACGGCGTCTGGGACTACATGAAAAACTCGGGGAAATTTCCCGAGGCTGAAACGTTGACGTTGGAATGGGTCGGCCAGATCCCCGGCAAACGCGAAAGTCGTCGTTTCGAAGGTGACACGATGATGATCCAGCAAGACGTCATCGAACAACGACGATGCAACGACGCGGTCAGCTTTGGCGGATGGGCCGTCGACCTGCACCCGTCCGATGGCGTTTACAGCGATCTGCCCGGTTGCAATCAGTGGCACAGTAAAGGCGTCTATCCGATCCCCTTCCGTGCGATGTACAGCCGTAACATTCGCAACCTGTTCTTGGCCGGTCGGATCATCAGTGCCAGCCACCTGGCATTCGGATCGACTCGCGTCATGGCCACGTGTGCCCACAACGCTCAAGCCGTCGGCATGGCGGCGGCGATCTGTCATCGAGACAACTTGGTCCCCAAGGATTTGTTGGATGAAGTTCGGATGCGGGGGCTGCAGAAAGAACTGCTGCGGACCGGTCAACACATCCCACACGTCTTGATCGATGACGAAGCCGACTTGGCGACCAAGGCGACGGTGTCGGCCAGCAGTGAACTGCAATTGCAAAGCCTTCCGGCGGGCGACGACTCGATCCCATTGGAAAGTCCCGTGGGGATGCTGTTGCCAATCGTTCCGGGCAAGCTTCCGCGATTCCAGTTTCAATTGGATGCCAAGTCGGCCACCGAGATCCAGTTTGAACTGCGCGGCTGCACTCGCGAAGACTCCTTCACGCCCGACGAAGTCCTGGCAAGTCGCAACGTGGCGGTGGACGCTGGACGCCAATCGGTGGAAGTCGATTTTGACGTCACGATCGATTCACCGCGTTATCTGTTTGTCTGCTTGATGGCTAACCCTGACCTCACGGTATCACTCAGCGACCAGCGCATGACCGGTGTCTTGTCGGTGCACCACACGCTGGAACGCAAAGTCAGCAATTCGGCGGTTCAAGATCCGCCGGACGGTATCGGCGTCGAACGCTTTGAATTTTGGCTGCCTCAACGAAGGCCCGCCGGCAAGAACTTGGCGATGCAGATCACACCGCCGCTGTCCGGGTTCGGTCCAGCCAATGTCATCACCGGGCCCGAACGTCCGACGTCGGGCATCAACGCTTGGGTCGCGTCGCCCGATGATGCGTCACCGACGTTGGATCTGAATTGGGAACAACCGGTCACGATTCGGCGCGTCGTCGTCGCGTTGGACACGGACCTGGATCACCCGATGGAAACCGTGCTGATGGGGCATCCCGAATCACGCATGCCGTTTTGTGCGGCGAACATTCGCGTGACGGATGATACGGGGCTTTGCTTGGCCGAGGTTTCCGACAACCACCAAACACGTTGCGATCTGTCGTTCCCCGCGACGCAAACCAGCGGGCTGAAGATCGAAGTCAGCGGCACGGACAACAGCATCCCCGTCAGTGTGTTCCGCGTCCGCGTCTTCGAATGA
- a CDS encoding sodium:solute symporter family protein, with protein sequence MTLTDYLVLLTYLLGIFAVGVGLSAKVKNTGDLFSAGGQSPWWASGLSAFMTMFSAGTFVVWGGIAYRLGIVAVMINLCYGVAAVLVGYFVAGHWQRIGIRTPAEFIEKRYGVGPLHFYTWSMMIYRMVGVAVALYSLSVLLVALMPLAEGNPLRDPATGNLSITWAILVFGGIVVLYTMVGGLWAVLMTDVLQFIVLNLAVLFMIPLIVADAGGISSLIDRAPPGFFNPVSGDYTWFFLAGWVAIHFFMVGAEWAFVQRFLCVPSARDAKKSAYLFGILYLVSPMLWLLPPLAYRVINPDADPEQAYVLSCQHVLPIGMLGLMIAAMFSATASMVSSQLNVFAGVLTEDIYKRVRPQSDQRHLLRVGRGMSFVLGAILIALAIAVPAMGGAEDVIVTITSLMVGPLLAPTIWGLFSRRISQTAVWCTAGVCFLAGAAVKFGWPDFFAAYGKYPDVVVGVVLPVAVLTVVQLLSKGTSPGWSRLHHTAKAGQVANNASSPVPTTFDPTPGFIVSGALMVCGLMMFALLFVNTQSLATIGYFASALILLSAGIGYAAHRKSRTNLSQISTPS encoded by the coding sequence ATGACACTGACCGATTATCTGGTGCTGCTGACCTACCTGCTTGGCATCTTTGCCGTGGGTGTTGGGTTGAGCGCGAAGGTGAAGAACACCGGTGACCTGTTTTCCGCGGGCGGTCAATCGCCGTGGTGGGCGTCGGGGCTTAGCGCGTTCATGACGATGTTCTCCGCCGGGACGTTTGTTGTCTGGGGTGGCATCGCGTATCGGCTTGGGATCGTCGCGGTGATGATCAACCTTTGCTACGGCGTCGCCGCGGTGTTGGTCGGATACTTCGTCGCCGGTCACTGGCAGCGGATCGGGATTCGCACGCCGGCGGAGTTTATCGAAAAGCGTTACGGCGTCGGTCCGCTGCACTTTTACACTTGGTCGATGATGATCTATCGCATGGTCGGCGTGGCGGTGGCGTTGTATTCGTTGTCGGTGTTGTTGGTCGCATTGATGCCGTTGGCCGAAGGCAACCCGCTGCGAGATCCGGCAACCGGCAACCTGTCGATCACTTGGGCGATCCTGGTGTTCGGCGGCATCGTCGTGCTGTACACGATGGTCGGCGGGCTGTGGGCGGTGCTGATGACTGACGTGTTGCAGTTCATCGTTTTGAACTTGGCCGTGCTGTTCATGATCCCGCTGATCGTGGCGGACGCGGGCGGGATCAGCTCGCTGATCGATCGTGCACCGCCGGGATTTTTCAATCCCGTGTCAGGCGATTACACGTGGTTCTTCTTGGCCGGTTGGGTCGCGATCCACTTCTTCATGGTCGGCGCGGAATGGGCGTTCGTCCAGCGGTTCTTATGCGTGCCCAGTGCGCGTGATGCAAAGAAGAGTGCCTACCTGTTCGGCATCCTGTACCTGGTCAGCCCGATGTTGTGGTTGTTACCGCCGCTGGCCTATCGCGTGATCAATCCCGATGCGGATCCGGAACAAGCGTACGTTTTGTCGTGCCAACATGTTTTGCCGATCGGCATGTTGGGCTTGATGATCGCGGCCATGTTTTCGGCGACGGCCAGCATGGTCAGTTCGCAGTTGAACGTCTTCGCCGGCGTGTTGACCGAAGACATCTACAAACGCGTGCGTCCGCAATCCGATCAACGGCACTTGTTGCGTGTCGGCCGCGGGATGAGCTTCGTTCTGGGAGCGATCCTGATTGCGTTGGCGATTGCCGTTCCCGCAATGGGCGGTGCCGAAGACGTGATTGTGACGATCACCAGTTTGATGGTCGGACCGCTGTTAGCGCCGACGATTTGGGGGCTGTTCAGTCGACGCATTTCACAGACGGCCGTTTGGTGCACCGCGGGCGTTTGTTTCTTAGCCGGTGCGGCGGTGAAGTTCGGCTGGCCCGACTTTTTTGCCGCCTATGGCAAGTACCCCGACGTTGTCGTCGGCGTGGTCTTGCCCGTCGCGGTTTTGACCGTCGTGCAATTGCTATCCAAGGGCACGTCGCCCGGTTGGTCACGTCTTCACCACACGGCAAAGGCTGGCCAAGTCGCGAACAACGCATCGAGCCCCGTTCCAACGACCTTTGATCCCACGCCCGGCTTCATCGTGTCGGGCGCGTTGATGGTCTGTGGCTTGATGATGTTCGCGTTGTTGTTTGTCAACACGCAGAGCCTGGCAACGATCGGCTACTTTGCCAGCGCACTGATCCTGCTGTCTGCCGGAATCGGTTACGCCGCCCATCGCAAATCTCGCACAAACCTTTCACAAATTTCGACACCATCATGA
- a CDS encoding AraC family transcriptional regulator, whose amino-acid sequence MPKTKQEKQIAVLVDTATGWGRRMVRGIIRYAHQRSHWHLWIEARGQDESLHLPPGWSGDGILARVATTKLARELQSARVPIVNVSSIQLGSVDLPRVTNDVVGSAELAVTHFVDRGLKHFGYCGPHRIAWVGLHCDTFVDSVQRSGSDCLVYRPKRGTGTGWEARRADMARWVQALPKPIGILTWANRIGRELIEVCRECGILVPEQVAVLAGDDDDLLCETCSPPLSGIQVDSEQIGYRAAEVLDRMIDGRKPPKGALRIPPLGIHARRSTEVLAIDQPDLALAVRFIRDHASEPITVADILQAVPMSRRELEREFQRVLSRSPAAEIRRVHLERAKALLVDTDRTIPEVADRAGFGSPEYLSQVFRREFGITPLKYRIQIRGG is encoded by the coding sequence ATGCCCAAGACGAAACAAGAGAAACAGATTGCCGTGCTGGTCGATACCGCGACGGGTTGGGGCCGACGCATGGTTCGGGGCATCATCCGGTACGCTCACCAGCGTTCACACTGGCATTTGTGGATCGAGGCCCGTGGCCAAGATGAATCGCTGCACCTGCCGCCCGGCTGGTCCGGCGACGGCATTCTGGCACGTGTCGCAACGACAAAACTGGCCAGAGAACTGCAATCCGCCAGGGTGCCGATCGTCAACGTTTCATCCATCCAACTGGGCAGCGTCGACTTGCCGCGGGTGACCAACGACGTGGTCGGATCCGCCGAATTGGCGGTGACCCATTTTGTCGATCGTGGCCTCAAGCACTTCGGTTACTGTGGGCCACACCGGATTGCGTGGGTCGGTCTGCACTGCGACACGTTCGTCGACAGCGTGCAGCGTTCGGGCAGCGATTGCTTGGTTTATCGACCCAAGCGTGGGACGGGCACCGGTTGGGAAGCCAGGCGAGCCGACATGGCGCGGTGGGTTCAAGCATTGCCAAAACCTATCGGGATACTGACGTGGGCCAACCGCATCGGACGCGAATTGATCGAGGTGTGCCGAGAATGTGGGATCTTGGTGCCCGAGCAAGTTGCCGTTCTGGCCGGCGACGACGATGACTTGCTTTGCGAAACATGCAGCCCGCCGCTGTCGGGGATCCAGGTGGATTCGGAACAGATCGGTTATCGGGCCGCTGAGGTTTTGGATCGGATGATCGATGGCCGGAAACCGCCCAAGGGAGCGTTACGCATACCGCCGCTGGGCATCCACGCACGGCGATCGACGGAAGTGCTGGCGATCGATCAACCCGACTTGGCGTTGGCCGTTCGCTTCATCCGCGATCACGCTTCCGAACCGATCACCGTCGCGGATATTTTGCAAGCCGTTCCGATGTCGCGACGTGAATTGGAACGCGAATTTCAACGCGTGCTTTCACGCTCGCCGGCTGCAGAGATTCGTCGCGTGCATCTGGAGCGGGCCAAAGCGTTGTTGGTCGATACAGACCGAACCATCCCCGAGGTCGCCGATCGTGCCGGCTTCGGTTCACCCGAATACCTGTCCCAAGTTTTCCGGCGTGAATTCGGCATCACGCCACTCAAATACCGAATCCAGATCCGCGGCGGCTAG
- a CDS encoding family 43 glycosylhydrolase, with protein MTVKRIPISGIGIEEGVCRRDPSDIIQVDDRYYIWYSRGPIKSGYNATVWYATSPDGIEWTEQGQAIGKGEAGAWDFGSVFTPGILIAEDRYWLFYTGTSHPFQQGMPDSKIGLAVADSPDGPWQKLSNNPILRNSDNIDDFDSLLIDDSCAMIRDGKIFLYYKGRQFGRSPHETKMGLAVARSAQGPYQKHKSNPVIQGNHAILNWPQGKGVAAMIGVTGPEDLKNSVQHSEDGVHFAKTHNVIDGPRAAGSYRPDAFTGSLKAEPISWGIEIGKHQGNQLPYLERVEFQWPGNQH; from the coding sequence GTGACCGTCAAACGAATCCCAATTTCGGGTATCGGCATCGAGGAAGGCGTTTGCCGCCGCGACCCCAGCGATATCATCCAAGTGGATGACCGCTACTACATCTGGTACTCCAGAGGGCCGATCAAATCGGGTTATAACGCAACGGTTTGGTACGCCACCTCACCCGATGGAATCGAGTGGACGGAACAAGGACAGGCGATCGGCAAAGGAGAAGCGGGAGCCTGGGACTTTGGCAGTGTGTTCACTCCTGGAATCCTAATCGCCGAAGATCGCTATTGGCTGTTCTACACGGGCACCTCGCATCCGTTTCAGCAAGGAATGCCCGATTCGAAAATTGGCTTGGCCGTTGCCGATTCGCCCGACGGACCTTGGCAGAAACTCAGCAACAATCCGATCCTACGCAACAGCGACAATATTGACGACTTTGACAGCCTGTTGATTGACGATTCCTGCGCGATGATCCGAGACGGAAAGATCTTCCTCTATTACAAAGGTCGCCAATTCGGAAGATCACCTCACGAGACAAAAATGGGCCTGGCAGTCGCTCGGTCGGCACAAGGTCCCTACCAGAAGCATAAATCGAATCCGGTCATTCAAGGTAATCACGCAATTCTCAACTGGCCGCAAGGCAAGGGTGTCGCGGCGATGATTGGTGTGACGGGGCCCGAAGATCTGAAGAACTCGGTTCAGCATTCCGAAGACGGAGTCCATTTCGCCAAAACTCACAACGTCATCGACGGTCCTCGAGCCGCAGGTTCGTATCGTCCCGATGCATTCACTGGCAGCCTGAAGGCCGAGCCAATCAGCTGGGGAATCGAGATTGGAAAACACCAAGGCAATCAATTGCCCTATTTGGAACGTGTCGAATTCCAATGGCCGGGCAACCAACATTGA